From Oncorhynchus keta strain PuntledgeMale-10-30-2019 chromosome 8, Oket_V2, whole genome shotgun sequence:
CCGGGGGGCCATTTTCTTACCCCCTTAGTTGCAATGTTAAAAAGGTCCCCTTATTTCCTTTTTTTAAAACACTGTACTCAGTATCACTAAGCCAAatacaatgtcattgtatgatTATTAATGTGCTTTCTGAAAAGTGATACTTTTATCATTTTTATACTACAGCCATACTTAAATAGTAGAAAAAGAAAATAATATAGACCTATTTCCTCTGTTTTAAGCAATCAACTCCAAACGAAAGTTGCAATGTGCAGACTGACTCAACTTAGTGTGCTTGGATTCAGAATTGTTATACTATTTATCCCTTTTAAAATAAAACCATTTGAAATTTGCATAAATGAACATGTgtttgattgagaaccataggaGTACAGTGGAAGCTATTCAAAATGCCCCTGCCAATTAAGCTACAAGATTTTAAAACATCCCTGCTCACATGCTCTAACACTTCTATAAACTATTACTAATTGTAATTTGCATAAATTTGCATACAACTTCAGAGATTCAATGCCAAgcaaggttattatagtttttTGATTTTATATGTGTTTTTATTTCTATTCGTTTTATTTGAAATTATGTTTACTTTCAGTTTGTTTTCAGACCTGATTTGCTAGTTTTATTTAGTTTCAGttgtataaataaaataaaaaaaatattatttgttgtCAGTTTTAGTTGTAGTGTTAGGGACAGAAATCATGACTGGGAGGCTAGAAGCCATTCGTGTCTTTTGTGTGTTTTTCGGGATGTCACTTCTTGCAACTAGGAGGCAGTAATACATAAGGTGATGGGTCAGGTCATAGGTCAGGTCATAGGTTAGGTTTAAATTATAATGGTAATGTTCTTTtgctcagacgttgcatgcatcaaccaatggttgcatgCTATGTCATCTAATGTGCAGTTTGGcaccagattgctataacatatgatgtggttagctgatatgtaaaatacctatccaggcattGAAAGATCTGGCATGCGTCAGGAACATACCCAATCTCAATGTGACTTGGATTGAAAAGGAATAGTGCAGAGACTGGTGCAAAAAAAAATATGGCATAAGGAAAATCTCTCTCGCCCATgtttacaccaatccaatgctttttaaCTTTAGTGGTACATGCAAGAAGAATCAAGTTAGTTACCTAGAATTATTTTTTTCCGGTAAGCCAGTGATAGTGATTCACAAACTAGGCCTATTTGAAACATTGCTATTTCCTGGCCACATTTACCCCCCAGAATTGAGTTTGTTTTGGAGTCAAGGATAATAGTTTAATATAGTTTTAGTTTTTCAAGCAGGtttttttttcagttttttttttcagTTTACTACATAGTTTTTTCATGATTAGTGTTAGTTTTAATTTCAGCTTAATTTGCTATGATAACCTTGATGCCAACCACAAGAAGACCGTGGTAGACATTTTAAATGCTACTACTCTTGAACCATTTCAGCTTCAAACATTAAAACAACTTTAACATGTTCTAAACTAGAGCAATTATAACTATTAACATTAGCATAAAATAATAACCCACAGTTAAAGTAACGCTTAAACCATTCAAGCTAGAGACACCACACCAACTTTCACATGTTCCGGGCATGCTATCTATCAGTCAatcaagcaatcaatcaatctttcCATCGACCTACTTTTTCAACTATAAAAGGTCACTACTATTACTACGGTAGTCACTACCACTGCTAGAACTTATTTCACAACCGTAAATACCTTAAGACAAGCTAGCAAGCAcacatattttctttaggaaatgTACTATAGTTATGTGGATAATAATTAAATGTCTGATAATATCTAAAACATGTATGTGACCTCTAAGTAGCCCTAGTAGTGACAGAACCTACacagtatcctctctctctaactaccctCTGCTGTGCTGTTGGGATGCAGtgaataaacatacacacactatctggtgCAGTAGTGCCATCTCTGCTTCCTGTTGGTCTGCTCTGTGCTGCGAGGCTGCGATGGGATGTCGCTAATGGATGCTGCCTCTTGTGTGAAGACGATAGCCTGAGACCCAACGTCAGTGTAGTGAGGGGGAGCCTCAACAAACTCAAGTCAAGTGTCTTGTCTTGCCACCTGCTAAACACCTGCAACTGCCCTGTGCTCCCTCACTGACTGACCATGCAGTGCCAAGTCGAGGCTGTGTCCATTTACTTACGGACAATAGTGACGTGCACTACAATATGGTGTTGACACCAGCACTATGGCTGCAAGGTCCTACCTAAGCTCAGGTCAGAAAACATCAATTAGTCCAAGTTAGTCAAACAGTATGGATTTTTTTGCTTTTATTATTTGGACATTTAGCAAATACTGCAGAAACATACAAACGCGGTAAGAGCTTATAGATACAAAACAATCAGAGGGAACGAAATATGATTGCATTTAAGAGCATTGAAGAGAATGTTTTATAAACTCATGGTCATTAGATTGTAGCCTACTTCACTCATACACCATTCTCTGTATCTATGTAAACTTGACATAAATAAGTAAAAATGATACTTTGCTATGGCATGAAGAAATGCATTAATGAGTCACACATAAATCACACAAAACAATCATTTACATAAAATaaattcaataaataaataaataaaaatcatgaTGGTTTACTTGTAGTATATTGGCAATACAGTATGCAGATAACAGTGATGATACAATATCTGGCCAAGGATAAATAAGACATTAAAAACAATCATTATTCGACACATAAATTAAGGCAGTTTTACAGCAGGTGTGTACAAGAGCTCTAATCCAAGGCATTGATGAATCGGGAAAACCTTTCAAATTGTATTATGTTCAGAGACAAAGCTAAAATGGAATGTCCACAGATTCACAAGCTATAATAAAGCTAATAGATACATTTCCAGCCTGTGAATTAAAAGGCAATTTTATGACAACGGTACAGCTAGGATATCCCTTTCTTAGGTCTAGAAGCTAATGCAAAAGCACTTGTGCAGAGATACTAGAAAAATAAGTTAACAGTCTAATGCTTTACTTTCTTTCGATCAACTAAGATGAGTCTGAAAAATATAGAATTCAAGCTCCAAACAGGATTTAAAATCCCCCTTTACTAAATGCACAGGCTGAGGATGGAGTCGAACTCACGCACATGACTTCCATGCGTACAGGCACAGGTTCAACAGGCTGGGCGCACAGGCATCTGAAGGAGGATCACCTGCCTGTTTTCTGAGGGATGACATTTGTTGATGTGCCGTGTAAGTCCCGGTGAACTGTAGAACATGGCAGGGCAATATTTGCATGGGTAGACCTGCGAGGAGTGGAGGAGACGGATATGCCTTTCCTGGTTGACTCTGTTGGGAAAGTTCTCTCCACAAACAGGGCACAGGTGGCACCCTGAGGAACTCAGATTCAATGGTGCGTGGCTTGGAGTTTGGTCGCTGGGCTTTCCCTCGCTTTGGGATGATGGATAGGCATCGTGGTCCTCGCTGCTGGTGTTGTGGGAGGATGTGGCATGTTGAGATAGGATGTGCTTTCTCAGGTATGCCTGGCGTTTAAACTTTTTCCCACAGTGATGACAATCATAGAGACCCTCCTCTGATCCAACTGATCCCGACTCTGACAGCCCGGGGCTGGGTGTGTCTCTTTCGCTCCGGAGCTTTATTTCTTCAGACACAGCCTTATCAATCGCCGGCATCTTATCACTCTGGGATTTAATATTTTGCGCACTAGACATGGACGCTGTATTCTGTGGCTTTGGTTTGTGCCAGCGCCTGTGGGAGGCTAGGTTCGCCGGGCAGCTGAACACCTTATCGCATTCAGGGCATCTGTATTCAACTCTCACAATCCTGGAGCACTTGTGCTGGGCCAGCGCGAACGGGTTGCCATATGCTTCTCTGCACAGTTGACAGACGAACTCACCGAGGGGTTTGTCACCTGCTGCCGGCTGTGGTCTGGGTTTTTGGTCCACAGGCGCCTCTTTAATTTTGAGGCCAAGCACGGGTGATGTGGTCATCTCGTCTTCGAAGTGTAGTTTCCTGATAGCTTTGTTTTTTTTGGATGGAGGCTTGTTTTTACGCTCGGTGTCGCTTGAAGGCCTTTTGGTGCCATTCCCGGTAACAGCGGGTGGGATTGGGTTCGTGGTTGTCCCGGTCCGGTTGCTGTTACTGGTACCGATTTTTAGGTCCACTGGGGCAAAGAGATTATCTAAAGTGGTAAGCGCTGCGGGTGTGGGAAACGATTCAGCAGACACAGGTGAGCCTAGATTTAAACGTCTCTCAAAATATGCCCGTTCATGGTCCTTACTGACGGGCCGGGTGGGGCTGTAGAGCGCCTGGTACAATGCCTCCGGGTTCCCAAACTGAACGGGTTTAGCGTCATGTCCGGGTGCCGCTGCTGTGGCTGATGCCTCGCAGAACACCGATGCTGCTGCTGCGCGCTCAGGGAAGGATGCGAGAGCCTCCGACTGTAGTGCGTCTTTTGGACTCTGTAAAGCGTGTATTTGTGGTCCCTGCTCCTCTTCGTCAGAGCGCACCCTGTAAGACACAGGGTTCGCTTTCTTGTTCCTTTTCACTAAAAACCCTCTTGGCATTTTTGCGGTGGACGGAACGAATAAGGCACTTTGGACCCACAGATGATGTTGAAATAAAATCCAGGTTCAGGTTATTATTGCAGACACATCGGACACTTTGATTTTCACCGTCCCCTGTTATTGATTCGTTCTCTTCCCGAGATGCTTTTACCACGACATAGCTGCACTCTTTTTAAGGAGACATGATGACATTGTTCTCGCCCCTTGTTGCCTCATCCCCAACCAATCAGATGGAACCAACATCCCTATGGATTTGCGAGTGggtggggagggtggagaggtggGCTTGGTTTCGGGTGGAAATGTAGGAGGATTTGCAGATTTCTAAACAGATGTACCTGAGTTTGTATTATATTACTATGTGCtcattgcccccccccctccctatcCCGTTAAAGGCACACGCCGGGACCCTCCTTTTTTACGGTCTGATGAGTTTGTATAGAAATGCACACGTGCCTCGGCTTTGTGTCTcctttggaggaggaggaggggggctctGATCTGCCAAAAAGGAGACATCCGTCACTACACAACAACCATCAGAATCTAAAATCCAAATTGGGTAGGGGTGCCTGATTAACGGACAATGACTAAGATTCTGGGGTTGGTGTTGTTTATTAGTAGGCCCTACTCAAAATATTATCTTCAgtgcagacacacgcacacacacaatgttgAGTGGCATGTTTTAGTCTGCTTCAATTGCATCCATATTCAACCTTATTCGAGGCTAAACCGTTTCGGCAAATGATTTATTGGCAACCTATATTCAAACAAGTTGTATAGATTAGGCTATCCCATAAAAACACACAAATCCCAAAcaagcaaatatatatatatatatatatatatatatatatatatatatatatatatatatatatatatatatatatatatatatatatatatatatatatatatgtatgcaaATAAACATTTTAAGGCATTCATAGCGACATGTGTTGGATACGACAGTTGAACTCTGGACATATGAAGCAGTCATTTTACGCATACATAATTAACAAAAGGGGTTTCCTGTTTTGCATTACAATGGCCGCGCTTGTGCAAGCTGTAGGCCTATACCGCTTGTGATTGAAAAGGAAATTGCACGGTAAAATGGGCCCCAAAAGCAATCTGGCCAAGAGATACTGTCGGCGCGTGCTGTGCGTAATCAGTGCAGTTTGGACAAAGCGGACGGTCTCTAAATGGGCCAAACCATGATTATCTCTCCGTTAAAACAGTCAAACCCAATTCCTTCAGGGTCAAATCATATCCTATCTCTAAAATATAGCTTAGGCTACCCACCACCATCGCGATGAATGAGAAGATTTGTCTAGTTTGGTTAATGCGACAAGATTTAATTCCATTGTGCCATAAACCACATGTCTAGCAAGTGTTTTTGTGTCTATATCGATGACACACTGTTGACAGAATTTCACCCAACAATATTTTTTTTCTATGCAATGGAATTGGTTATTGGAATGGCCTCGACCTCACCCGTTGTTAAAAGGCCTAAATATGtataggctacaacaacaaaaactcgGTCAAAGTCATCTGAAATGGAGCTAAGTGAAATGATTAATGATCAATTCAGAAAAAGCAAATATGTCGAGGCAAAAGCTCCTTTGAGTATTAAGTGTAGGCCTTCGACAACATAATTATCAAATAGGCCTAATAAAATCACACAAATGAGCTACGAATTAaaacaatcacacacatctgGAAGATTTCATTTAGTTAGGAAAAGGGTAATTAGCCTAGGCCCATATAatgcaaaaaaaacaacatttcattGGAAAAACTCTTAAAGTGTTTGGAAAATGTTTATAGGTCTACATTGCCTTCCTCTGTAAAATTGTTCACATTAAAACTGGCGAATCAAGATACGACACAATTCATTTGGGTGTCATTGAGCCGTGTCATTTTATAAATTAATATATTCTCGTTCTCCCCATTAACGTTTATCTTACCGAGCTATGTGATAAACGCGTGACCGACCCAATACACTGAGGCGCGTGTGCGGCTATTTGTTTGGTGGCGTGTGCTGCGCAAAGAGAGGCAGTGAAGATTTCAGGCACATTACCATACAGCTGTAGAATATAGAACCCCCTCCTCGCCATCACACTTTCATCTCCAGGCCTAGGTCAGGTCCTTATCAGTCATTCCAATTACCTTTCCAGTCACAAATTCGAGTAGGCCTAGCCTATTCAAGGCGAATTTCAGAAGGAAAAAAAACTGTTGACTTGTTGTGAGAAAAGCTGAATTTGATAATTCCTTgtcacttaaaaaaaatatatatttttacttaaAGAGAATATTTATTTTAGGATTCTGTTTTGTTTTCTCTGGGGTAGATGTAAATAGAAAACGCAAATCTGTCTCCCTCAAGTTAGTATGAAATGTTATGTTTATATGGTATCTATTAATTTATGGATATCCAtaatccatttcatatgatacagtatgttactaatTACGATTTGTATGATgtgttacgaattgcaattacTACAATATGTTACCAATTTGCAATATGTATGACATTTTACAAATTCATTTTTTTTGTGGCTAAGTGGACATTatataagggttaaggttaggcgtcagggttagctaacatgccaaatagttgtccttgatgtgatttgaacacacaacctttgggttgctaaacGTTCGCGTTATACACCCACCCATCCCCCCTGACAAACATCCCACATTCAAACCTGCACTTGATTCCATTTCCTGCTCAAAGTCCGCAAAGTGATCATGATATATTGCCAAGCACCATTTCtccttgaaaaactacaaaactacgcacgcacacaggcacgcacccAGATCGTATAGCtaaacatgtccacacacacacacacacacacacacacacacacacacacacacacacacacacacacacacacacacacacacacacacacacacacacacacacacacacacacacacacacacacacacacacacacacacacacagttagtgcTTCATCTAATAACCCCCaacgacagcagcagcaacatGGTCAATCAATTATTTTACCGGTTCATGATGTGTTCAGTCAGCTCCAATAATGACATTGAGAGTGGCCTTATTCAGAGCCATGACAAGGTCCAGTGAAAAATCCAGATTTAATATGTGTTACAGAGCCTTATGACCACTGCAGGGTGGCTAAGCCATTGTCTCCTCCATAGAGCAGAAAAGCAGATTAGGGACCTGCATAAACAGATTAGACCCAGGGACAATGGCTCCTATATCTGGGGGTCGCTTGTGTTGAAACATCAGAAATGAGGTCACCCACACACAGATCTTCAAATTCTAGCCAACCAGGAAACACTGACAGGGGATAATATCTGAGAGAGCTGCCTACTTCAAGAGGCTGATTTATACAACTAATAAAGACAAGCATTGCTTTACGACTCCCTATACCATTCTTGTCTGTAAGCATTTGAAATGTAACTATATCTTTCCAGTGACCTGAACACCcccacttcctccctctcctctctgtcatgtaaACAGCCCCAGCAGCTACCTGTAGAGGTCGTGAACCAGGTCTTCATCATACCGGGAACACAGGTGGTTGAGCAACAGCTCATGTTTTCCATAGAGACACGTGTAGTTGGACACTGGGAGAGGCTTCAGTGACAAACAAGTGATGGTCTCCACCATGTCATACTGGTTCAGGTGCAGGTGGAAGTAGTTGCCAGTCTCTAAGCATCTTTCAGCCCTGGGGAAAATAGGACGGATCAGATAGATTCCCGTGTTGCTGTTAACAGTACAACTTGTATGAGAACTTAAAAAAATGATCCCTATCCTTTTCATATCTCTTAAAAAAATGTTCCAATGATCAAAGTAATTGAGAGAGAAATCATAGATCTTACTTTGCAAAAGGAGCAGTCGAATTACGTCACAAAGAGAAATGCATAGCGATGTGGAAAAAAATAATTGAGCCCATGCACTTTCTAGTGAGCAATCTCTGGAGTGATGACGCTCAACAACGGACAAATTCaactgacaaatctgggtttggcgaatgccaggagaacgctacctacccgaatgcatagtaccaactgtaaagtttggtggaggaataatggtctggggctgtttttcatggtttgggcaaggccccttagttccagtgaaaggaaatcttaactctacagcatacaatgacattctagattattctgtgcttccaactttgtggcaacagtttggggaaggcccttccctgtttcagcatgacaatgcccccgtgcacaaagcgaggtccatacaggaATGGTTGAGTGGCTCAATggaagtcccagcagcaatgttccaactatctagtggaaagccttcctagaagagtggaagttgttatagcagcaaagggggcccaactccatattaatgcccatgattttggaatgagatgtttgacgagcaggtgtccacatacttatgggCATGTAGTGTACCTAATTAGTTTAATATTCCCAAAAGCAAATTGTAATAATTCATAATAATAttagtataataatataatatatactatataagtataataataaaacaaataataatactGACAATAATAATAACTTGGAACTTAGTAACTTGATGAGCAATAAATAGTTACAGTATGCATTTTCAAATGAGCAGAATGTGTGGATGTGTGGATGACTACCACTGCGGAACAGAAAATGCTTTAGAATTAGCAGTGAAATGCCTGGTGAATGATATTGAATTTCTACCACTAAAAAAAATGTGAAAAGCTATTTCATTCATTCGAAAAAAGAGAAGTGATTGTATTGTAAACACACTGCTTGACATAACCTTGTTTACCATGTTGACTAACCTAATGCAGAATAGGTCAATGTTGTTTGATTATCAAACACAGTGTAATGACAAAGAACTGAGTAGCTCAGAGATTCCATTACCAGGGAACAATGGAACATTGCATAAAGATGTGGAATACCGTCTCCTGAACTGAGGTTGCATAACAGGGTAGACAATGTGCTAATGTGTGTTTTTCGATACATCAACACAGTGACAGAAAAAAGTACAATTAGTTCTAATCAGAA
This genomic window contains:
- the LOC118386697 gene encoding insulinoma-associated protein 1a-like, encoding MPRGFLVKRNKKANPVSYRVRSDEEEQGPQIHALQSPKDALQSEALASFPERAAAASVFCEASATAAAPGHDAKPVQFGNPEALYQALYSPTRPVSKDHERAYFERRLNLGSPVSAESFPTPAALTTLDNLFAPVDLKIGTSNSNRTGTTTNPIPPAVTGNGTKRPSSDTERKNKPPSKKNKAIRKLHFEDEMTTSPVLGLKIKEAPVDQKPRPQPAAGDKPLGEFVCQLCREAYGNPFALAQHKCSRIVRVEYRCPECDKVFSCPANLASHRRWHKPKPQNTASMSSAQNIKSQSDKMPAIDKAVSEEIKLRSERDTPSPGLSESGSVGSEEGLYDCHHCGKKFKRQAYLRKHILSQHATSSHNTSSEDHDAYPSSQSEGKPSDQTPSHAPLNLSSSGCHLCPVCGENFPNRVNQERHIRLLHSSQVYPCKYCPAMFYSSPGLTRHINKCHPSENRQVILLQMPVRPAC